The Flavobacteriaceae bacterium 3519-10 genome includes a window with the following:
- a CDS encoding Beta-1,3-glucosyltransferase: protein MKISVIVPVYNVQDYVKQCINSIIAQTYHDLEIILVDDGSTDNSFQICKDAAGKDSRIITVSQKNAGVSAARNNGIKMSTGDYITFVDSDDWLHHDLYLSMTEILNRYPRTDVVMCDFATVKNNTAQQITSQLREGLYIKKDIISGIYPTLLVTEDFGRLPIVSACTCIFKRSFMLKNSIQFDEGLRYSEDYLFMADVMTHCDSYYYLKNFFAYNYRQYEESRSKKYQSEWWLTLISLNDKFKNLLLGTTEYDFTRQLKLQLIHSALFVSSSLNNQNLGYKEKIKLLNTVFGEPSLKSAFSELNFSGQSLSLRIVLFLMKHRMPLAYLFYMEAVSKIKK from the coding sequence ATGAAAATTTCAGTTATCGTACCGGTTTACAACGTTCAGGACTATGTAAAGCAATGTATCAATTCAATTATTGCACAGACTTATCATGATCTCGAAATCATTCTGGTGGATGACGGCTCTACGGATAATTCATTCCAAATATGTAAGGACGCAGCAGGAAAAGATTCGCGTATCATAACGGTAAGTCAAAAAAATGCGGGCGTTTCAGCTGCACGAAACAACGGGATTAAAATGTCCACCGGCGACTACATCACATTTGTGGACAGCGACGACTGGTTGCACCACGACCTCTACCTCAGTATGACTGAGATTCTTAATAGATATCCCCGGACCGATGTAGTGATGTGTGATTTTGCCACGGTAAAAAATAATACTGCGCAACAAATTACCTCACAGCTCCGCGAAGGTTTATATATTAAAAAAGATATTATCAGCGGGATTTATCCTACCCTTCTCGTTACCGAAGATTTTGGCAGACTGCCGATAGTTTCCGCCTGCACATGTATTTTCAAGAGAAGCTTCATGCTGAAGAATAGTATTCAGTTTGATGAAGGTCTGCGCTATTCGGAGGATTATCTCTTTATGGCAGACGTGATGACCCATTGTGATTCGTACTATTACCTTAAAAATTTCTTCGCTTATAACTACAGGCAGTATGAAGAGTCGCGTTCAAAAAAATACCAATCCGAATGGTGGCTGACCTTAATATCTTTAAATGATAAATTTAAAAACCTCCTTTTAGGTACTACAGAATACGATTTTACGCGGCAGTTAAAGTTACAGCTGATTCATTCTGCACTGTTTGTCAGCAGCTCACTAAATAATCAGAACCTGGGCTACAAAGAAAAAATTAAACTTCTGAATACCGTATTTGGCGAGCCGTCATTAAAATCTGCATTTTCTGAGCTGAACTTTAGCGGGCAATCCCTCTCTTTGCGGATCGTCCTTTTTCTGATGAAACATAGAATGCCGCTGGCCTATCTATTCTATATGGAGGCGGTTTCAAAGATTAAAAAGTAG
- a CDS encoding glycosyl transferase, group 1 — MKLLYITNGITGAGGLERVLSVKTSMLAEDFGYTVHILSLNEGGVKPFFTFSDKVVLHSAELPGNPVYYFFKYKTGIQKTVSKVQPEIICVCDDGLKGFFLPYMIRTEAKWIYESHASVNLGDRGRGVSVGVKFQHSLKQVLGKAFSKIVLLTESNKKEWALDNLVIIPNPLPFQISGVSSLQSKKVIAVGSFGYNKGYDLLLKIWQNVETGFPDWELDVYGKGTYENLLPDADKLGLQRINFHQPAADIATKYLESSIFVLPSRSEGFGMVIIEATSCGLPVVSFNCPHGPGDIITDGKDGFLIENGNNIQFAQKLQLLMANADLRLELGSAGKKSSEKYLPQKIVRQWDDLFSSLVQSNN, encoded by the coding sequence ATGAAACTCCTCTACATTACCAACGGCATTACCGGCGCGGGCGGACTCGAAAGAGTACTGTCTGTGAAAACCTCAATGCTCGCGGAGGATTTTGGTTATACAGTACATATTCTCAGTCTGAATGAAGGTGGAGTAAAGCCATTTTTTACCTTTTCAGATAAAGTGGTTTTGCATTCCGCAGAACTGCCAGGAAATCCAGTGTACTATTTTTTTAAATATAAAACAGGAATTCAAAAAACGGTTTCTAAGGTGCAGCCCGAAATTATTTGTGTCTGTGATGATGGGCTCAAAGGTTTCTTTCTGCCCTATATGATCAGGACTGAAGCAAAGTGGATTTACGAAAGCCACGCTTCTGTAAACTTAGGAGACAGGGGAAGAGGTGTCTCAGTAGGGGTTAAATTTCAGCACTCGCTCAAGCAGGTATTGGGAAAAGCTTTTTCTAAGATCGTGCTGCTCACAGAAAGCAATAAGAAAGAATGGGCTCTGGATAACCTCGTAATTATTCCAAATCCTTTGCCTTTTCAAATCTCTGGAGTTTCAAGTCTGCAGTCAAAGAAAGTGATTGCTGTGGGCAGTTTCGGTTATAATAAGGGCTATGATTTGCTGCTTAAGATCTGGCAAAATGTTGAAACCGGTTTTCCCGACTGGGAGCTGGATGTTTATGGTAAAGGCACGTATGAAAACTTATTGCCTGATGCCGACAAACTCGGACTGCAAAGGATTAATTTCCATCAGCCTGCCGCTGATATTGCAACAAAGTACCTCGAATCATCCATCTTTGTTTTGCCTTCACGTTCGGAGGGTTTCGGCATGGTCATCATCGAAGCCACGAGTTGCGGTCTTCCGGTGGTAAGTTTCAACTGTCCGCACGGTCCTGGCGATATAATTACCGATGGTAAAGACGGGTTCCTCATTGAAAACGGCAACAACATACAGTTTGCGCAAAAACTACAGCTACTGATGGCCAATGCGGATCTGCGGCTGGAGTTGGGCAGCGCCGGTAAAAAATCATCTGAAAAATATTTACCCCAGAAAATTGTGCGCCAATGGGATGATCTTTTTAGCTCCTTAGTTCAATCAAACAACTGA
- a CDS encoding glycosyltransferase, whose product MKILYLTDQLYLHGGIEKVLSQKANYFADVSGDEVTLVTYQQKDRKPVYRPSEEIRLLDLNINYETAKSYFHPVNLQKVPAHIAALKRVFRDLKPDVIVSSSFGPDFYFLPYINGNIPVIKEFHSSRALHSRPRSVKERILSALARNAEKKYTGLVVLNPDEAQYYHSGAVSVIPNPAEITDDRGPLIHKKILAAGRISPVKNFGDLIQAFAQLSADFPDWQLHFWGEDYIGTQAKLQSQIDCLALADRICFMGVTDNLKARMQKYSIYAMTSETECFPMVLLESLSAGLPVVSYDSLTGPRHIIKDGEDGFIAPHKNLDIFTEKLRLLMRDENLRQQMGSKGRINVQRFSIDKVMQQWKDLFNSVT is encoded by the coding sequence TTGAAAATCCTTTATCTTACCGACCAGCTTTATCTTCACGGCGGCATCGAAAAAGTGCTTTCGCAGAAAGCCAATTATTTCGCGGACGTATCCGGTGATGAAGTTACGCTTGTCACTTACCAGCAAAAAGACCGGAAACCCGTGTACAGGCCAAGCGAAGAAATACGCTTGCTTGATCTGAATATAAATTACGAAACCGCCAAAAGCTATTTCCATCCCGTAAACCTTCAGAAAGTTCCTGCTCATATTGCAGCACTTAAGCGAGTTTTTAGGGATCTGAAGCCGGATGTAATTGTAAGCAGCAGTTTCGGGCCGGATTTCTATTTTCTGCCCTACATCAACGGGAATATTCCGGTGATTAAAGAGTTTCATTCGAGCCGGGCTCTGCACAGCAGGCCTAGGTCGGTAAAAGAGCGAATTCTCAGCGCACTTGCCCGAAATGCCGAAAAAAAATATACAGGACTCGTGGTTCTAAATCCTGATGAGGCCCAGTATTATCATTCCGGCGCGGTTTCAGTCATCCCTAATCCGGCAGAGATTACTGATGATAGAGGACCTTTGATCCATAAAAAGATTCTTGCCGCCGGACGGATTTCTCCTGTTAAAAATTTTGGTGATTTAATTCAGGCTTTTGCGCAATTAAGTGCTGATTTCCCTGACTGGCAGCTACATTTTTGGGGCGAAGATTATATTGGAACACAGGCAAAACTTCAGTCGCAGATAGACTGTTTAGCTTTGGCTGACCGCATTTGCTTTATGGGCGTTACGGATAATTTGAAAGCCCGAATGCAGAAGTACAGCATCTACGCGATGACTTCCGAAACCGAATGTTTCCCTATGGTTTTATTGGAATCACTTTCTGCGGGTCTGCCGGTCGTGAGTTATGATTCGCTGACGGGTCCGCGCCATATCATAAAAGACGGTGAAGACGGTTTTATTGCTCCTCATAAAAATTTGGATATTTTTACCGAAAAATTACGGCTGCTTATGCGCGACGAAAATTTAAGACAACAAATGGGTTCAAAAGGGCGCATCAATGTGCAACGGTTTAGTATTGATAAAGTGATGCAGCAATGGAAAGATCTTTTTAATAGTGTTACCTAA
- a CDS encoding membrane bound O-acyl transferase, MBOAT family protein, giving the protein MIFNSFAYLFFLPVVFILYWFFTRKSIKLQNILLLLSSYVFYATWNWKFLFLLIFSTLLDYYTGIKMSKAKNRMSKKFWFWLSIGVNLGFLGVFKYYNFFITSFAEALDKIGFQANLSTLQIILPVGISFYTFHGLSYVIDIYRDKIEPERNFLDYAVFVCFFPLLVAGPIERATHLLPQIQTKRTFDYSKAVDGLRQILWGLFMKIVVADNCAPVVNEVFSNQSSYNAPSLIIGAVFFAFQIYGDFAGYSNIALGSAKLFGIDLLKNFSFPYFSRDIAEFWRRWHISLSSWFKDYLYIPLGGSKGGKWMQIRNTLIIFVVSGFWHGANWTFIIWGFLNALYIMPLVVFNLNRKNTDTVAENRLLPSFKESSQIIFTFIITTIAWVFFRSETVNGACDYLGRIFNVHNYAYPQTALRPFVFIFLLIVVEWLQRKRQHGLELDHCRNVVIRWFIYAVLLLIILVFGANSDSFIYFQF; this is encoded by the coding sequence ATGATCTTCAACTCCTTTGCCTATCTGTTTTTTTTGCCTGTTGTTTTTATTCTGTATTGGTTTTTTACCAGAAAAAGTATTAAGCTTCAGAATATTTTACTGCTGCTTTCCAGTTATGTTTTTTATGCAACCTGGAACTGGAAATTCTTATTCCTTCTCATTTTCTCTACGCTTCTTGATTATTATACAGGGATTAAAATGTCGAAGGCTAAAAACAGGATGTCGAAAAAGTTTTGGTTTTGGTTAAGTATTGGTGTAAACTTAGGCTTTCTGGGTGTTTTTAAGTATTACAATTTTTTCATTACCTCTTTTGCTGAAGCGCTGGATAAGATAGGATTTCAAGCAAACCTTTCCACACTGCAAATTATTCTGCCAGTTGGTATTTCCTTTTATACTTTCCATGGTCTCTCCTATGTCATTGATATTTATAGGGATAAAATTGAACCTGAAAGAAATTTCCTGGATTATGCTGTCTTTGTATGCTTTTTCCCGCTTCTGGTAGCCGGGCCTATTGAAAGGGCAACGCATTTGCTGCCTCAGATCCAAACTAAAAGAACTTTTGACTATTCAAAAGCGGTGGATGGTTTGCGGCAAATTTTATGGGGTTTATTTATGAAAATCGTGGTGGCGGACAATTGTGCGCCTGTTGTTAATGAGGTGTTCAGTAATCAAAGTAGTTACAACGCGCCTTCATTGATTATTGGTGCGGTTTTCTTTGCGTTTCAAATTTATGGCGACTTTGCGGGCTACTCCAATATTGCGCTTGGCAGTGCGAAATTATTTGGTATTGATTTGCTTAAGAACTTTTCCTTCCCATATTTTTCAAGGGATATTGCAGAGTTTTGGCGGCGCTGGCACATCTCGCTTTCAAGCTGGTTCAAGGATTACTTGTACATTCCTCTTGGTGGAAGTAAAGGTGGAAAATGGATGCAGATAAGAAATACACTTATTATTTTTGTCGTTAGTGGGTTTTGGCATGGAGCAAACTGGACCTTCATCATATGGGGCTTCCTTAATGCGCTTTACATCATGCCATTGGTCGTATTTAATTTGAACCGCAAAAATACCGATACGGTCGCGGAAAATAGATTGCTACCCAGTTTTAAAGAATCTTCACAGATAATCTTCACATTTATAATTACAACTATTGCGTGGGTCTTTTTCAGGTCCGAAACGGTTAACGGAGCCTGTGATTATCTAGGCAGAATTTTCAATGTACATAATTATGCCTATCCGCAAACTGCTCTGAGACCTTTTGTATTTATCTTTTTGTTGATAGTCGTTGAATGGCTCCAAAGGAAAAGACAACATGGCTTAGAGTTAGATCACTGTAGAAACGTGGTAATACGCTGGTTTATTTATGCAGTATTGCTGCTAATAATTCTAGTTTTCGGTGCAAATTCTGATTCATTTATATATTTTCAATTCTGA
- a CDS encoding probable beta-glycosyltransferase, whose product MNKLTVFTPTYNRAHLLPRVYESLKNQTSNNFIWMVIDDGSSDGTDELVRQWQREATFEIQYLYKPNEGMHSAHNVAYANITTPFNVCIDSDDYMPPNAVEIICLAACEIADDDDFCGLIGLDADFNNALIGTKIPKELQKVKLNELYQLHRVKGDKKLVYKTEHIKKIPPYPMFAGEKFVPLDYKYLLLDQNYYLKPLNEVLVIVEYQDDGSTRNMLRQYRRHPKGFAFSRISRVDFGITWKEKAKNAVHLVSSSLFVNDMSLWLKTKHTALVLCAIPAGVVLNLYIRLKTQKKP is encoded by the coding sequence ATGAACAAACTTACTGTCTTCACCCCAACCTATAACCGTGCGCATCTATTGCCTCGTGTCTACGAAAGTTTGAAAAACCAGACTTCTAATAATTTTATCTGGATGGTAATTGACGACGGATCAAGCGATGGAACAGATGAACTCGTGCGACAGTGGCAGCGCGAAGCAACGTTCGAGATCCAGTATCTGTATAAGCCTAACGAAGGCATGCATTCCGCTCATAATGTCGCCTACGCAAATATTACAACCCCTTTTAATGTCTGCATCGACTCGGACGATTATATGCCGCCTAATGCGGTCGAAATCATCTGTTTAGCCGCATGCGAAATTGCAGATGACGATGATTTTTGTGGACTAATAGGGTTGGATGCTGATTTCAACAACGCCTTGATCGGCACGAAAATACCGAAAGAATTACAAAAAGTAAAACTAAACGAACTCTACCAGCTTCATCGTGTAAAAGGTGACAAAAAACTTGTGTATAAAACGGAACATATAAAAAAGATTCCGCCCTATCCGATGTTTGCGGGCGAAAAGTTTGTACCGCTTGACTATAAATACCTGCTCCTCGATCAGAACTACTACCTTAAACCATTGAACGAAGTTCTGGTCATTGTAGAATATCAGGACGACGGTTCGACCAGAAACATGCTTAGACAGTACCGACGTCACCCAAAAGGATTCGCCTTTTCGCGAATTTCAAGGGTCGATTTTGGCATCACGTGGAAAGAAAAAGCAAAAAATGCGGTACACCTCGTATCTTCGTCACTGTTTGTGAACGATATGTCGCTGTGGTTGAAAACCAAACATACAGCACTTGTATTATGTGCGATACCAGCTGGGGTCGTTCTCAATCTGTACATCCGCCTTAAAACCCAGAAAAAGCCGTGA
- a CDS encoding putative lipopolysaccharide biosynthesis protein, with protein sequence MKILHIINSLATGGAEKLIVETLPLYHQKGIKADVLLLNGTEYPLYKELAQQNSCRIYSLGKTSVYNPLLIFKIFPFLKSYKIIHVHLFPAQYFAIAAKWLSFSRIPFIFTEHSTFNRRFINNKYKFADQIIYNNYRRIVCITNNVKDAVIKHTSITENKTAVIENGVNLEKITRAQPHPRASLNPQLSDQDFILLQVSSFQHPKDQPTVIRALQYLPDYVKFVLVGDGILRKDCELLVEHVKLQNRVFFLGVRNDVPSLLKNADVIVLSSKYEGLSLSSIEGMASGKPFVASDVPGLAEIVGGAGILFPQGDDAVLAQEILKLMNDRNHYNTVAERCMVRASQYDIHKMVERHIELYRSLV encoded by the coding sequence GTGAAAATCCTGCACATCATCAATTCCCTTGCGACCGGCGGTGCCGAAAAACTGATTGTCGAGACCCTGCCCCTGTACCATCAAAAAGGCATTAAAGCCGATGTGCTTCTGCTGAACGGTACTGAATATCCGCTTTATAAGGAGCTTGCGCAACAGAACTCCTGTCGTATTTACAGTTTGGGAAAGACTTCGGTCTATAACCCGCTGCTCATCTTTAAAATTTTCCCCTTTCTGAAAAGCTACAAGATTATTCACGTACATCTTTTTCCGGCTCAGTATTTTGCGATAGCAGCAAAGTGGCTTTCCTTTTCGAGAATACCGTTCATTTTTACTGAACACAGTACTTTCAACCGCAGATTTATTAATAATAAATATAAGTTTGCTGACCAGATCATTTATAACAATTACCGTAGAATCGTATGCATTACCAACAACGTAAAAGACGCGGTTATAAAGCATACATCAATCACAGAAAACAAAACGGCGGTTATTGAAAACGGGGTCAATCTCGAGAAAATAACTCGAGCTCAGCCGCATCCGCGTGCTTCGCTCAATCCCCAATTATCCGATCAAGATTTTATTTTGCTGCAGGTCTCGTCATTTCAACATCCAAAGGATCAGCCAACGGTAATCCGGGCGTTACAGTATTTACCTGATTACGTTAAATTTGTGTTGGTGGGAGATGGCATCCTTCGAAAGGACTGTGAGCTATTAGTTGAACACGTTAAGCTTCAAAACCGTGTATTTTTTTTGGGCGTAAGAAATGATGTGCCGTCGCTTTTAAAAAATGCTGATGTTATTGTGCTTTCTTCAAAATACGAGGGACTTTCACTTTCGAGCATCGAAGGCATGGCATCCGGTAAACCGTTTGTGGCAAGCGACGTTCCCGGGCTCGCAGAAATAGTCGGGGGTGCCGGCATCCTTTTTCCACAGGGTGACGATGCCGTTCTTGCCCAGGAAATCTTAAAGCTTATGAACGATCGTAATCATTATAACACCGTGGCTGAGCGGTGTATGGTAAGGGCTTCGCAATACGATATTCATAAGATGGTTGAGAGACATATTGAACTGTATCGTTCACTGGTATAG
- a CDS encoding putative Capsular polysaccharide biosynthesis glycosyl transferase, with protein sequence MKLFRIATVPISLNILLSGQLRFLNTHFDVTAVSGSGKDLDRVAEREGVNTHSVRIERKISILHDIVSLIRLYLLFRREKPTVIHSITPKAGLLSMIAGKWAGVPVRMHTFTGLIFPYRTGILRFVLVLMDRLLCSCATNIYPEGNGVKEDLLKYRITAKPLKVVADGNVNGVDTGFFCPRAVPQHERNKLRRQLGISPNDFVFIFVGRLVKDKGINELITAFEHLKKTYPEPGQNISIKGKTRIKLLLVGPMEPKESKLSRSTLHEIKTNPSIISVGYQDDVRSYYAASDALVFPSYREGFPNVVLQAGAMSLPAIVTDISGCNEIIKDGVNGYCIPSRNAEALGNVMLKLINDPKHFSEMKHVTRLIIRSKYQQATVWKALLSEYYSNLETLEESSVSPEVIGVQTQLISEPTADY encoded by the coding sequence ATGAAACTATTTCGCATTGCTACAGTGCCGATCTCACTCAATATATTATTGAGCGGTCAGCTCAGATTTCTAAACACCCATTTCGATGTAACGGCGGTCTCCGGATCGGGAAAAGATCTGGACCGGGTAGCCGAAAGGGAGGGTGTTAACACACATTCTGTACGCATCGAACGTAAGATATCAATTCTTCACGATATTGTTTCGCTGATCAGGCTTTATTTGCTATTCCGCAGAGAAAAACCCACCGTCATCCATTCAATTACCCCAAAAGCTGGTCTCCTTTCTATGATCGCAGGTAAGTGGGCAGGCGTACCCGTACGCATGCATACATTTACCGGACTCATATTCCCTTACCGCACAGGTATTCTGCGTTTTGTACTGGTCCTCATGGACCGGCTGCTGTGCTCGTGTGCCACGAATATTTATCCTGAAGGAAACGGGGTGAAAGAGGATCTGCTTAAATACCGCATCACCGCAAAGCCGCTTAAAGTAGTGGCTGACGGCAACGTAAACGGTGTAGATACCGGCTTTTTCTGTCCGCGTGCAGTTCCTCAGCATGAGCGAAACAAATTACGCAGACAACTTGGCATATCGCCAAACGATTTTGTATTTATTTTTGTGGGACGGCTTGTAAAAGATAAAGGAATTAATGAACTTATCACGGCTTTCGAACATCTCAAAAAAACCTATCCGGAGCCCGGCCAAAACATCAGCATTAAAGGCAAAACCCGTATTAAGCTGCTGCTGGTAGGACCTATGGAACCCAAAGAGAGTAAACTGTCAAGGAGCACGCTTCACGAAATAAAGACGAACCCTTCGATTATTTCAGTCGGGTATCAGGACGATGTACGGTCGTATTACGCGGCCAGCGACGCGTTGGTATTTCCGAGTTACCGCGAAGGCTTCCCTAACGTGGTGCTTCAGGCCGGAGCCATGAGCCTGCCGGCAATTGTGACGGACATCAGCGGCTGCAATGAGATTATTAAGGATGGGGTAAACGGATACTGCATTCCGTCCAGGAATGCGGAAGCACTCGGAAACGTTATGCTGAAGCTCATTAACGACCCAAAGCATTTCAGTGAGATGAAACATGTAACACGTTTGATAATCAGGAGTAAATATCAGCAGGCCACGGTGTGGAAAGCACTGCTTTCTGAATATTACAGCAATCTTGAAACCCTGGAGGAAAGCAGTGTCTCACCGGAAGTTATTGGCGTACAAACACAACTTATTTCAGAACCTACTGCTGACTACTAG
- a CDS encoding nuclease, translating to MTSRLQLVSLWHSVCWDFTLTTKLFVMKKFFTLVGCVSALAFSNAQIVINEVYTGGGVLGAAITSDFIELKNIGAASATLSGATIQYGSAAGPFTQYNELPTITLGPGQTYLIQQASGGLGILNLLNPNLIVDVVLNFDGTGPLLGVGINLGLTSGKVALASNSAQVTGPTASNVLDFVGYGISNQFEGSGAAPSPTILNSISRTAGDTNDNDVDFTISLPTPQSGGVLATGEGSTGAKNTLIRNSRVNNGVIVFAADAEQVKIYSFTGQLLRSVTAKAGGALNVADLPNGNYIISGSVNYQPVSQKFVKL from the coding sequence GTGACTAGCCGCCTCCAACTAGTTAGTTTATGGCATTCTGTTTGTTGGGATTTCACCCTAACCACAAAATTATTTGTTATGAAGAAATTCTTTACTCTCGTTGGATGCGTTTCAGCGCTGGCATTCAGTAATGCCCAAATTGTAATAAATGAGGTTTATACCGGCGGCGGGGTTTTGGGTGCCGCCATCACAAGTGACTTCATTGAGTTAAAAAATATCGGAGCTGCATCTGCTACACTCAGCGGAGCTACCATCCAGTACGGTTCTGCTGCTGGTCCGTTTACCCAGTATAACGAACTGCCGACCATTACATTGGGTCCGGGCCAGACGTATCTTATTCAGCAGGCGTCGGGTGGCCTTGGAATTCTTAATCTGCTGAATCCGAATCTTATCGTTGATGTTGTACTGAATTTCGACGGAACGGGCCCGCTGTTAGGCGTCGGCATCAACCTCGGACTTACTTCCGGGAAAGTAGCGCTTGCGAGCAACAGCGCGCAGGTAACCGGTCCTACCGCCTCTAATGTGCTCGACTTTGTTGGATACGGTATTTCCAATCAGTTTGAAGGATCAGGCGCAGCACCTTCGCCAACGATCCTGAACTCCATTAGCCGAACTGCGGGCGATACCAACGATAACGATGTTGATTTTACGATATCACTGCCTACGCCGCAAAGCGGGGGCGTACTTGCGACTGGTGAAGGCAGTACCGGCGCGAAAAATACCCTGATCAGGAATTCACGCGTAAATAACGGTGTTATTGTGTTCGCAGCCGACGCGGAGCAGGTGAAGATATATTCGTTCACCGGTCAGCTGCTCAGATCTGTAACCGCGAAAGCAGGAGGGGCGCTTAATGTAGCAGATCTGCCGAACGGAAATTATATTATTTCAGGCAGCGTAAACTACCAGCCGGTTTCACAGAAATTTGTAAAGCTTTAA
- a CDS encoding Cyclase: MIRKEFLATTFSAGLGLALMPTILSCTTQRMLFPPMIQPAGGDLKGVRGNVSRYTNKGGTIGVLETKDGFVIIDSQFADSVQPLLNVISAKGKPVLYLCNTHHHGDHTSGNVAFKDPNTKVVAHSRVPELQRLAAEKSNKVAEQRFPTLLFDDTYEINIGREKITAHHFGNGHTFGDAMYHFENDNVVHMGDLMFINMIPVYRTADGSDSRSWIKVLEKAQSTFDDDTVFIFGHANKPELTTGTKKDLKEMANFLEASNGFIRKAIREGKTTEQLLTENKFIPGFENRTTPDRFPGFLTELRKTLS, encoded by the coding sequence ATGATCCGTAAAGAATTTCTCGCCACCACCTTTTCGGCAGGTCTTGGCCTCGCGCTGATGCCAACCATCCTCAGCTGCACGACGCAACGGATGCTTTTCCCGCCAATGATACAGCCCGCGGGTGGTGACCTCAAAGGCGTTCGCGGCAACGTTTCACGATATACCAATAAAGGCGGCACAATTGGCGTCCTCGAAACCAAAGACGGATTTGTAATTATTGATTCGCAGTTTGCGGATTCGGTTCAGCCCCTGTTAAACGTAATCTCCGCGAAAGGAAAACCGGTGCTTTATCTCTGCAACACCCACCATCACGGCGACCATACTTCAGGGAACGTTGCATTTAAAGATCCGAATACCAAAGTTGTAGCGCATTCCCGCGTTCCTGAACTTCAGCGCCTCGCCGCGGAAAAAAGCAATAAAGTCGCGGAACAGCGTTTCCCGACCCTACTTTTCGACGATACTTACGAAATAAATATAGGACGAGAAAAAATCACGGCTCATCATTTCGGGAACGGGCATACATTCGGCGACGCGATGTACCATTTTGAGAACGATAACGTGGTGCATATGGGCGACTTGATGTTCATCAATATGATTCCGGTTTACCGCACAGCCGACGGTTCGGATTCGCGGAGCTGGATTAAAGTCCTTGAAAAAGCGCAGTCGACTTTCGATGATGACACTGTATTTATTTTCGGGCACGCCAACAAGCCGGAACTGACGACCGGCACCAAAAAAGATCTTAAGGAAATGGCAAACTTCCTCGAAGCTTCGAACGGTTTTATACGTAAAGCCATCCGCGAAGGTAAAACGACAGAACAGCTGTTGACCGAAAATAAGTTTATCCCAGGATTTGAAAACAGAACAACTCCTGACCGTTTCCCTGGGTTTCTGACTGAACTGCGCAAGACGCTTTCGTAA
- a CDS encoding Crossover junction endodeoxyribonuclease ruvC, whose amino-acid sequence MQTEKIILGIDPGTTIMGFGLISVVKGKMEMLSIHELILKKYPNHETKLKVIFDRTLALIDEFHPDEVALEAPFFGKNVQSMLKLGRAQGVAMAAALHRDIPITEYSPKKIKMAITGNGNASKEQVAGMLQSLLNLKEFPTKYLDASDGLAVAVCHHFNSGALVSDKNYSGWDSFLKQNPDRLK is encoded by the coding sequence GTGCAGACAGAGAAAATAATATTAGGCATCGATCCCGGAACCACCATTATGGGTTTCGGCCTTATTTCTGTGGTGAAAGGAAAGATGGAGATGCTCTCAATCCACGAGCTCATTTTAAAAAAATACCCCAATCACGAGACCAAACTCAAAGTTATTTTCGACAGAACCCTCGCGCTGATCGACGAATTCCATCCCGATGAGGTCGCCCTCGAAGCCCCGTTCTTCGGCAAGAACGTCCAAAGTATGCTGAAACTGGGTCGTGCACAGGGCGTTGCGATGGCGGCGGCGCTGCACCGTGACATCCCGATTACCGAATATTCGCCTAAAAAGATCAAAATGGCCATCACCGGCAACGGAAATGCGAGCAAAGAACAGGTTGCGGGCATGTTGCAGAGCCTGCTGAACCTCAAAGAATTTCCGACCAAATACCTCGATGCGTCCGATGGGCTGGCGGTTGCGGTCTGCCATCATTTCAACTCCGGGGCGCTGGTTTCCGACAAAAATTATTCGGGCTGGGACAGTTTCCTCAAACAGAATCCCGACCGCCTCAAGTAA